A DNA window from Lutra lutra chromosome 8, mLutLut1.2, whole genome shotgun sequence contains the following coding sequences:
- the LOC125107453 gene encoding olfactory receptor 6C4 has product MKNRTLTEFILLGFTNQPEVQAVIFIFLFLTYILSVLGNLTIIILTLVDPHLQTPMYFFLRNFSFLEVSFTSIFIPRFLTSMTTGNKVISFAGCLIQYFFAIFLGATEFYLLASMSYDRYVAICKPLHYLTIMSNRVCIQLVFCSWLGGFLAILPPIILMSQVDFCASNVVNHYYCDYGPLLELACSDTSLLEVMVIFLAVVTLVVTLLLVTFSYTYIIRTILRIPSAQQRTKAFSTCSSHMIVISLSYGSCMFMYINPSAKEEGAFNKGIAVLITSITPLLNPFIYTLRNQQVKQAFKDTIKKIVKL; this is encoded by the coding sequence ATGAAAAACAGGACGTTGACTGAATTTATTCTGTTGGGCTTCACAAATCAACCTGAGGTCCAGGCTGTGATATTCATCTTCCTGTTCCTCACCTACATATTAAGTGTCCTAGGAAATCTGACTATCATCATTCTCACTCTAGTAGACCCTCACCTCCAGAcccccatgtatttcttcctccGGAATTTCTCCTTCTTAGAAGTTTCCTTCACATCCATTTTTATTCCCAGATTTCTGACCAGCATGACAACAGGAAATAAAGTCATCAGTTTTGCTGGATGCttgattcagtatttttttgCTATATTTCTTGGAGCAACAGAGTTTTACCTCTTAGCTTCTATGTCCTACGACCGCTATGTTGCCATCTGCAAACCCCTGCATTACCTGACCATCATGAGCAACAGGGTCTGCATACAACTCGTGTTCTGCTCCTGGCTGGGGGGATTCCTAGCTATCTTACCCCCAATAATCCTGATGAGCCAGGTAGATTTCTGTGCTTCCAATGTTGTGAATCACTATTACTGTGACTATGGGCCCCTTCTGGAGCTGGCCTGCTCAGACACAAGCCTCCTAGAAGTGATGGTCATCTTCCTGGCAGTTGTGACTCTGGTGGTTACTCTGCTGCTGGTGACTTTTTCTTATACATACATTATCAGGACCATTTTGAGGAtcccttctgcccagcaaaggacaAAGGCTTTTTCCACTTGTTCCTCCCACATGATTGTCATCTCCCTCTCCTACGGCAGCTGCATGTTTATGTACATCAATCCCTCTGCAAAAGAAGAAGGTGCCTTCAACAAAGGAATAGCTGTGCTCATTACCTCAATTACTCCCTTGTTAAACCCCTTCATTTACACTCTAAGAAATCAGCAAGTAAAGCAAGCATTCAAGGACACCATCAAAAAGATTGTGAAGctttaa